Proteins found in one Myxococcota bacterium genomic segment:
- a CDS encoding alpha/beta hydrolase, whose protein sequence is MRIASVLVIVLAAVLVLGHVSGNQPERDAVEAARAELGIELERQQVDVGDVSLHVVFAGPAEGPPVVLLHGFPEFWYAWRGPMAVLAKAGFRVIVPDQRGYNRSDKPADAEAYRLDRRVGDVIGLIDALGLESVHLAAQDVGGGVGWRVVLEHPDRVRSYAVVSVPHPLAYSRFEGEVDEVSWHRTFMRIPWLPAYSARVANWWLLTSNLRATSAPGTFSETEFDLLRSAWDGAAHSMTAPPRASAWPYEGSGRITLPVLIVLPPDDVYFMEEVTRLSLGFLDAGELLELDSGTHWVAQEQP, encoded by the coding sequence ATGCGAATCGCGTCGGTACTGGTCATCGTTCTCGCGGCTGTACTCGTTCTCGGCCACGTGTCCGGGAACCAGCCCGAGCGCGATGCGGTCGAGGCGGCGCGCGCGGAGCTCGGGATCGAGCTCGAGAGACAGCAGGTCGACGTCGGAGACGTCAGCCTCCACGTCGTGTTCGCCGGACCCGCTGAAGGACCTCCCGTCGTCCTGCTGCACGGCTTCCCGGAGTTCTGGTACGCCTGGCGCGGGCCGATGGCCGTCCTCGCGAAGGCGGGCTTTCGCGTCATCGTCCCGGACCAACGGGGCTACAACCGCTCGGACAAGCCCGCGGATGCCGAGGCCTATCGGCTCGATCGTCGCGTCGGCGACGTGATCGGCTTGATCGATGCGCTCGGCCTGGAGAGTGTTCATCTGGCGGCGCAGGACGTGGGCGGCGGCGTGGGCTGGCGCGTAGTGCTCGAGCATCCGGATCGCGTACGCAGCTATGCCGTCGTCTCGGTGCCACACCCGCTCGCCTACAGCCGCTTCGAGGGCGAGGTCGACGAGGTCTCGTGGCACCGGACCTTCATGCGGATCCCATGGCTCCCGGCCTACTCGGCTCGCGTCGCCAACTGGTGGCTGCTGACGAGCAATCTGCGCGCGACGTCCGCGCCGGGCACCTTCTCGGAGACGGAGTTCGATCTGCTGCGTTCCGCGTGGGACGGCGCGGCGCACTCGATGACGGCCCCACCGCGCGCCAGCGCATGGCCCTACGAAGGCTCGGGCCGCATCACCCTGCCAGTTCTCATCGTGCTTCCCCCCGACGATGTCTACTTCATGGAGGAGGTGACGCGGCTGAGCTTGGGCTTCCTCGACGCTGGCGAACTGCTCGAGCTCGATTCGGGAACCCACTGGGTCGCCCAGGAGCAGCC
- a CDS encoding phosphoribosyl-AMP cyclohydrolase: MADDNALEEGTQLTLEWEKLAKVGQGSHPVVPVVLQHAETGEVLYVAYANREALAETLKKREAVLWSTSRNEIWHKGATSGDVLDLEEVRVNCEQNSLLYRVIPRTGGACHTKNAAGQARTTCYYRRVMNEDAIEFL; encoded by the coding sequence ATGGCCGACGACAACGCACTGGAAGAAGGCACCCAGCTCACCCTCGAATGGGAGAAGCTCGCGAAAGTCGGCCAGGGCAGCCACCCCGTCGTGCCCGTGGTACTGCAGCACGCCGAGACCGGGGAGGTGCTCTATGTCGCCTACGCCAACCGGGAGGCCCTCGCCGAGACGCTCAAGAAGCGCGAGGCCGTGCTGTGGAGCACCTCGCGCAACGAGATCTGGCACAAGGGTGCCACCTCGGGCGATGTCCTCGATCTCGAGGAGGTGCGGGTCAACTGTGAGCAGAACTCGCTCCTCTACCGAGTGATCCCACGGACCGGCGGCGCCTGCCACACGAAGAACGCCGCGGGCCAGGCGCGCACCACCTGCTACTACCGGCGCGTGATGAACGAGGACGCGATCGAGTTTCTCTAG
- the lnt gene encoding apolipoprotein N-acyltransferase, with protein sequence MSDGAPRVLTALRTPLRIGVALAGGAGFAASQPGLGAWPLALVCWVPLWWALRRARTRDAVGLGFAFGAAAYGVGTPWLGQLFEVFLEGNRTLGATLWIANGAWFAASYALAAGLFAVLRQRGVASWAAALPWVAIEWSVPQFFGTQAGSALIGFPLWAQSADLGGPLLLSVWVLAANAAIASFWIPERGWSRARGVAALGALLLLMSAYGAWRMGGVEASGGSGEPLRVGIVQANLDVREKRARRARAHRAHVELSRAVLAVGPVDLVVWPETAYPHALRRPLPLDAQILRDGLEVPLLFGGTSLFEVDGRRVTANSAFLVPADGTIRDVYDKHLLIPVAERALAGGVVPWPEGWFPHAQRFRAGDALTALRLGDLRFAVPLCYEAIRPDFVRRLVNATDPHLLVTLANDAWFGDTAEPHFHLGLARLRAIEHRRWLVRATNSGISAIVDPAGRVIQETGVLREALVVSDVWPRDGQTVYARFGDAPVLGLVAVGIALGWARRQRAA encoded by the coding sequence GTGTCAGACGGCGCACCCCGAGTCCTGACCGCCCTGCGGACCCCTCTCCGCATTGGGGTCGCACTCGCGGGGGGTGCCGGCTTCGCGGCCTCTCAGCCGGGCCTCGGGGCCTGGCCCCTGGCTCTCGTCTGCTGGGTTCCCCTGTGGTGGGCGCTCCGGCGCGCGCGCACGCGCGACGCGGTGGGCTTGGGTTTCGCCTTCGGCGCCGCGGCCTACGGCGTCGGGACGCCCTGGCTGGGGCAGCTCTTCGAAGTCTTCCTCGAAGGCAACCGCACGCTGGGGGCGACGCTGTGGATCGCGAACGGAGCGTGGTTCGCCGCTTCGTATGCGCTGGCCGCCGGGCTCTTCGCGGTGCTGCGTCAGAGAGGCGTCGCCTCGTGGGCGGCGGCACTGCCCTGGGTCGCGATCGAATGGTCCGTGCCCCAGTTCTTCGGGACCCAGGCGGGCAGTGCGCTGATCGGGTTTCCGCTGTGGGCCCAGAGCGCCGACCTGGGCGGGCCGCTGCTGCTCAGCGTGTGGGTGCTCGCGGCGAACGCCGCCATCGCGTCATTCTGGATTCCAGAACGCGGGTGGAGCCGGGCGCGCGGCGTGGCGGCGCTTGGCGCACTCCTGCTCCTGATGTCCGCCTACGGCGCTTGGAGGATGGGCGGGGTCGAGGCGTCCGGCGGCTCCGGTGAGCCGCTACGGGTGGGCATCGTTCAGGCGAATCTCGACGTGCGGGAGAAACGCGCGCGGCGGGCTCGGGCGCATCGCGCCCACGTCGAGCTGAGTCGCGCCGTCCTTGCGGTGGGACCGGTCGATCTCGTGGTTTGGCCCGAGACCGCCTACCCCCACGCCCTGCGGCGCCCGCTTCCTCTCGACGCTCAGATCCTGCGCGACGGTCTGGAGGTGCCGCTGCTCTTCGGTGGAACGTCGCTCTTCGAGGTCGACGGCCGACGGGTCACGGCGAACTCGGCCTTTCTCGTCCCGGCGGACGGCACGATCCGCGACGTCTACGACAAGCATCTGCTGATCCCGGTGGCGGAGCGCGCGCTCGCGGGCGGGGTGGTTCCGTGGCCCGAAGGCTGGTTTCCCCACGCCCAGCGCTTCCGGGCCGGGGATGCGCTCACGGCGCTTCGGCTCGGTGACCTGCGGTTCGCGGTCCCGCTCTGCTACGAGGCGATCCGCCCGGACTTCGTGCGCCGGCTCGTGAACGCCACCGACCCGCACCTGCTGGTGACCCTCGCAAACGATGCCTGGTTCGGTGATACCGCCGAGCCCCACTTCCACCTGGGGCTGGCGCGACTGCGCGCGATCGAACATCGGCGCTGGCTCGTACGCGCGACCAACAGTGGGATCAGCGCGATCGTCGACCCGGCAGGCCGTGTCATCCAAGAGACCGGCGTGCTCCGCGAGGCGCTCGTCGTGAGTGACGTGTGGCCCCGCGACGGGCAAACCGTCTACGCGCGATTCGGCGATGCGCCCGTGCTGGGGCTCGTCGCGGTCGGCATCGCCCTCGGGTGGGCTCGCCGCCAGCGCGCCGCCTAG
- a CDS encoding SCP2 sterol-binding domain-containing protein produces MPTFPPKPLAPAEFLEQYLAPAFAELPPPAGTEGLNALLGLRLEGEGGGEWRLRLDAGKASVDAGSRLEAAHTLILAVGDWRDALWEGRGSHVGKAISVLFEPGSADAEKLSVLGAASAGKMLEALSEIRGRVRVAIADGLGEWHVDVQLGAGDIEDEPTATVRMTDLDLDQIVAGQLHPMEAWMDGRIRVIGDMTLLLQIQAAQMQVSGVQGFLPG; encoded by the coding sequence ATGCCCACCTTTCCGCCGAAACCCCTCGCTCCCGCCGAGTTCCTGGAGCAGTACCTGGCGCCGGCTTTCGCCGAGTTGCCTCCGCCTGCCGGCACCGAGGGGCTGAACGCCCTCCTGGGCCTGCGACTCGAAGGGGAGGGCGGTGGCGAATGGCGGCTCCGGCTCGACGCGGGCAAGGCGTCGGTCGACGCCGGGTCCCGGCTCGAGGCCGCTCACACGCTCATCCTGGCCGTCGGTGACTGGCGTGACGCGCTCTGGGAAGGCCGCGGCAGCCACGTGGGCAAGGCGATCTCGGTGCTCTTCGAGCCGGGCTCGGCCGATGCCGAGAAGCTCTCGGTGCTGGGTGCCGCGTCGGCCGGGAAGATGCTCGAGGCGCTTTCCGAGATCCGGGGCCGCGTGCGCGTGGCGATCGCCGATGGTCTCGGTGAGTGGCACGTCGACGTCCAGCTCGGGGCCGGCGACATCGAGGACGAGCCGACCGCCACGGTGCGCATGACCGACCTCGACCTCGATCAGATCGTCGCGGGGCAGCTTCACCCCATGGAGGCCTGGATGGATGGCCGGATCCGGGTGATCGGCGACATGACCCTGCTGCTCCAGATCCAGGCGGCCCAGATGCAGGTCTCGGGGGTCCAGGGCTTCCTGCCCGGGTAG